The Helianthus annuus cultivar XRQ/B chromosome 16, HanXRQr2.0-SUNRISE, whole genome shotgun sequence genome includes a window with the following:
- the LOC110888442 gene encoding uncharacterized protein LOC110888442, with protein MADTRNENDDDDTSQHETFNEKVMEAAGKLMHANLPKLAQEVESRVLGVVDAMMTSKIEELKELIEGSKNKGKERRCTYKDFMACHPTTYDGKIDPIECQRWISNIEAVFIRSRCEKEDQVMFATGQLTHQVKDWWDTHSKEIGEDRLQIMTWQEFKEPFMRYHCPQSAIDKIQEDFLRLRQKNESINEISNTFMDKMKFCGDFVKTERMKINRFYGVLKAEFREFITPSKCETLDELINLARDREIEIKRQEERGENRPSEKGASSSPSKKGKFQDQGRKDKSKGGITPCKTCGKLHTGECLLGKKGCYKCGKEGHSSYQCPNNPKTCFNCFERGHVKSECPKLKQESKKEVKKQEGSRAKGRMFQITSEEAKSHPNVVSGIFLLNSIPVYVLFDTGATMSFISNEIVQHPSFKVERMSMPLEVEIADSKNYLLHEICRSCKLAIEDEEFNIDLVPMILGEFKVIVGMDWMSQNHAEINCETKTILIQSPSGRRLNIQGERKVEAKLCTLVQAIKCVLNGSRAYLAYVVDTQQSSPN; from the coding sequence ATGGCGGACACGAGAAAtgagaatgatgatgatgatacatcACAACATGAAACATTCAATGAGAAAGTTATGGAAGCGGCGGGAAAGCTTATGCACGCCAACCTCCCTAAGTTAGCTCAAGAAGTCGAAAGCCGTGTTTTGGGAGTGGTCGATGCTATGATGACTAGCAAAATTGAAGAATTAAAAGAATTGATTGAAGGATCTAAGAATAAAGGTAAAGAACGAAGGTGCACATATAAAGATTTCATGGCATGCCATCCAACAACGTATGATGGTAAAATCGACCCAATCGAATGTCAAAGATGGATTTCAAACATAGAGGCGGTATTTATACGAAGTCGGTGCGAAaaggaagatcaagtgatgttcgCTACTGGTCAACTAACCCATCAAgtgaaagattggtgggatacgCACAGTAAGGAAATAGGCGAGGATAGACTTCAAATAATGACTTGGCAAGAATTTAAGGAGCCCTTCATGAGATATCATTGTCCTCAGTCGGCTATTGATAAGATTCAGGAGGATTTCTTACGCCTCCGACAGAAAAATGAGTCAATAAACGAAATATCAAACACTttcatggataagatgaagttctgtggGGATTTTGTGAAGACAGAAAGAATGAAGATCAATCGCTTCTATGGCGTGTTAAAGGCAGAATTTAGGGAGTTCATCACTCCCTCTAAATGTGAAACCCTTGACGAGCTTATCAATTTGGCACGGGATAGAGAAATTGAGATTAAAAGGCAAGAAGAGCGAGGTGAAAATAGACCAAGTGAAAAGGGTGCAAGTTCAAGTCCATCTAAAAAGGGGAAGTTTCAAGATCAAGGGAGGAAGGATAAGTCGAAAGGTGGAATTACTCCTTGCAAGACTTGTGGAAAACTCCATACTGGAGAGTGCCTGTTAGGCAAGAAGGGGTGCTACAAATGCGGTAAGGAGGGGCATTCGTCTTATCAATGCCCAAATAACCCGAAGACTTGTTTCAATTGTTTTGAAAGGGGGCACGTTAAATCAGAATGCCCAAAACTTAAGCAAGAATCGAAAAAGGAAGTTAAGAAGCAAGAGGGTTCTAGGGCTAAAGGAAGGATGTTCCAAATCACATCCGAAGAAGCCAAGTCCCATCcgaatgtggtctcaggtatcttTCTATTAAACTCTATACCGGTTTATGTCTTATTTGATACCGGAGCCACTATGTCATTTATTTCAAACGAAATTGTACAACATCCTTCATTTAAGGTTGAACGAATGTcgatgcccttagaagtagaaaTAGCCGATAGCAAAAATTATTTGTTGCACGAAATATGTAGGAGTTGTAAATTAGCCATCGAAGATGAGGAGTTTAACATCGACCTTGTACCTATGATTTTGGGGGAATTTAAAgtaatagtgggtatggattggatgTCCCAAAACCACGCGGAGATAAATTGTGAAACCAAAACAATACTTATCCAATCTCCAAGTGGAAGGCGATTAAATATACAAGGCGAAAGAAAGGTGGAAGCGAAGCTATGTACCCTCGTTCAAGCCATTAAGTGTGTGCTTAATGGGAGTAGGGCATATTTAGCTTACGTGGTAGATACTCAACAAAGTTCCCCGAATTGA